From a single Sinorhizobium sp. RAC02 genomic region:
- a CDS encoding MurR/RpiR family transcriptional regulator, translated as MTLNQASMTVSDVINAHFDSLTRAERQLATSLLDNYPVSGLGSITTVAENAGVSTPTVARMVQKLGFRGFPDFQARLHHELEATLSNPITKHDRWAAKAPGTHILNRFADAIMTNLRQTLSQMETAEFDSAATLLADRQRSIYIIGGRITKALADYLFTHLQVIRPNVTQIASNPSSWPHYVLNMKAGDVLVIFDIRRYEQEMETLGRVARERGVEIVLFTDQWASPVAKVAAKVFRVHIEAPSAWDSSVVTLFIVEALIEAVQSSGWEETSGRMKTLESLFEASRLFRKPRPEAPGKS; from the coding sequence TTGACTCTCAACCAAGCATCCATGACGGTGTCGGATGTGATCAATGCCCATTTCGACTCGCTCACGCGCGCCGAAAGGCAGCTGGCCACGTCACTGCTCGACAACTACCCCGTCTCCGGCCTCGGCAGCATCACGACTGTCGCGGAGAACGCCGGCGTGTCCACGCCGACCGTCGCGCGCATGGTGCAGAAACTCGGCTTTCGCGGCTTTCCGGATTTCCAGGCCCGCCTGCACCATGAGCTGGAAGCCACCCTTTCGAACCCGATCACCAAACACGACCGCTGGGCGGCCAAGGCGCCGGGCACGCATATCCTGAACCGCTTCGCCGACGCGATCATGACCAATCTGCGCCAGACGCTCTCGCAGATGGAAACCGCCGAATTCGACAGCGCCGCCACCCTGCTGGCCGATCGCCAGCGCAGCATCTACATCATCGGCGGCCGTATCACGAAGGCGCTTGCCGACTATCTCTTCACGCATCTCCAGGTCATCCGCCCGAACGTCACGCAGATCGCCTCCAATCCCAGCTCCTGGCCGCATTATGTGCTGAACATGAAGGCCGGCGACGTGCTGGTGATCTTCGATATCCGCCGGTACGAGCAGGAAATGGAGACGCTCGGCCGGGTGGCGCGCGAGCGCGGCGTGGAAATCGTGCTCTTCACCGACCAATGGGCCTCGCCCGTCGCCAAGGTGGCTGCGAAGGTTTTCCGGGTCCATATCGAGGCGCCGTCGGCATGGGATTCGTCCGTCGTGACGCTGTTCATCGTCGAAGCGCTGATCGAAGCGGTGCAGAGTTCGGGCTGGGAAGAAACCAGCGGCCGAATGAAGACGCTGGAGAGCCTCTTCGAGGCCAGCCGGCTTTTCCGCAAGCCTCGGCCGGAGGCGCCCGGCAAATCCTGA
- a CDS encoding ABC transporter permease subunit, producing MSSDSSAATPQTRAPFRLPLHWLGAAPFAIFVLLFLIMPTMRIVIGAFQTPDGSFTLDNIRGLFTTSILSAYWISIKISIASALLGCLIGFSVAAAAVLGGLPKWIRGPLLTFSGVASNFAGVPLAFAFLATLGPVGLLTVFLKTQIGIDLRALGFNILSFWGLTVTYLFFQIPLMILIITPALDGLKREWREAAQILGATNTQYWRMVAFPILLPSFLGTLALLFANAFGAVATAIALTGSSLNIVPILLFAQIRGDVLGNPHLGYALAFGMIVVTGIANTIYIWLRARSERWLK from the coding sequence ATGTCATCAGACAGCTCAGCCGCGACACCTCAAACGCGAGCGCCCTTCCGCCTCCCGCTGCATTGGCTGGGCGCGGCACCGTTCGCGATCTTCGTCCTGTTGTTCCTGATCATGCCGACGATGCGCATCGTCATCGGCGCCTTCCAGACACCGGACGGAAGCTTCACCCTGGACAACATCCGTGGCCTCTTCACCACGTCGATCCTTTCGGCTTACTGGATCTCGATCAAGATCAGCATCGCCTCCGCGCTTCTCGGCTGCCTGATCGGCTTTTCCGTCGCTGCCGCCGCGGTGCTCGGCGGCCTGCCGAAATGGATCCGCGGCCCACTGCTGACCTTCTCCGGCGTCGCCTCCAATTTCGCTGGCGTGCCGCTCGCCTTCGCCTTTCTCGCGACGCTCGGCCCGGTCGGCCTTCTGACCGTGTTCCTGAAGACGCAGATCGGCATCGACCTGCGCGCACTCGGCTTCAACATCCTCTCCTTCTGGGGCCTGACGGTCACCTACCTGTTCTTCCAGATCCCGCTGATGATCCTCATCATTACGCCGGCCCTCGACGGCCTGAAGCGCGAGTGGCGCGAAGCCGCCCAGATCCTTGGTGCGACCAATACCCAATACTGGCGCATGGTCGCCTTCCCGATCCTGCTGCCGTCCTTCCTCGGTACGCTGGCGCTGCTCTTCGCCAATGCCTTCGGCGCTGTTGCGACGGCGATCGCGCTGACCGGCTCCTCGCTCAACATCGTACCGATCCTGCTGTTCGCGCAGATCCGCGGCGACGTGCTTGGCAATCCGCATCTCGGCTATGCGCTGGCCTTCGGCATGATCGTCGTCACCGGCATCGCCAACACGATCTACATCTGGCTTCGCGCCCGCAGCGAAAGGTGGCTGAAATGA
- a CDS encoding ABC transporter ATP-binding protein, whose product MSFLTLTSIQKSFGPVQVVKDFNMSIEKGEFVSFLGPSGCGKTTVLRMIAGFETPSGGGITIDGKSQVNLRPNQRNIGMVFQAYALFPNMNVAENVAFGLKVAGRPKAEIDARVKEMLGLIKLDHLADRYPYQMSGGQQQRVALARALAPKPQVLLLDEPLSALDAKIRVSLREEIRMIQQQLGITTVFVTHDQEEALSISDRIVVMNAGKADQIGKPADIYNRPATRFVANFVGTLNLIEAKVVDPATNRISIGDQGVTLREPLGALKAGDTVSLALRPEAGSTAPDAKGDTALTGEVTSSNFLGSVIRTRMKVGDAIISFDMFNSPGLVPPAVGETSTLRFTAGDLLIIRD is encoded by the coding sequence ATGAGCTTTCTCACCCTCACCAGCATCCAGAAGTCCTTTGGCCCCGTGCAGGTCGTCAAGGACTTCAACATGTCGATCGAAAAGGGCGAGTTCGTCTCGTTCCTCGGACCATCGGGTTGCGGCAAGACCACCGTGCTGCGCATGATCGCCGGCTTCGAGACCCCCTCGGGCGGCGGCATCACCATCGATGGCAAGAGCCAGGTGAACCTGCGCCCGAACCAGCGCAACATCGGCATGGTCTTCCAGGCTTACGCGCTTTTCCCCAACATGAACGTCGCGGAAAACGTCGCCTTCGGCCTCAAGGTCGCCGGCCGGCCGAAAGCCGAGATCGACGCCCGTGTGAAGGAAATGCTCGGCCTCATCAAGCTTGATCATCTGGCCGACCGTTACCCCTACCAGATGTCCGGCGGCCAGCAGCAGCGCGTGGCGCTCGCCCGCGCGCTCGCGCCGAAGCCGCAGGTTCTGCTGCTCGACGAACCGCTCTCCGCGCTCGACGCCAAGATCCGCGTCTCGCTGCGCGAAGAAATCCGCATGATCCAGCAACAGCTCGGCATCACCACGGTCTTCGTCACGCACGACCAGGAAGAGGCGCTGTCGATCTCCGACCGCATCGTCGTGATGAATGCCGGCAAGGCCGACCAGATCGGCAAGCCGGCCGATATCTACAACCGCCCGGCCACCCGCTTCGTCGCGAACTTCGTCGGTACGCTGAACCTTATCGAGGCGAAGGTCGTCGATCCGGCGACGAACCGCATCTCGATCGGCGACCAGGGTGTGACGTTGCGCGAGCCGCTCGGCGCCTTGAAGGCCGGTGACACGGTTTCGCTGGCGCTGCGTCCGGAAGCCGGCTCGACGGCACCCGACGCCAAGGGCGACACGGCGCTGACCGGCGAGGTCACCTCCTCCAACTTCCTCGGTTCGGTCATCCGCACCCGCATGAAGGTGGGGGATGCCATCATCTCCTTCGACATGTTCAACAGCCCCGGCCTGGTGCCGCCGGCCGTCGGTGAAACGTCGACACTGCGCTTCACCGCTGGCGACCTCCTCATTATCCGCGACTAA
- a CDS encoding ABC transporter substrate-binding protein, with protein MMSQTKRLLSLSTALAIALPSLALAEPSAELIEAAKKEGMLTTIALPHDWCGYGDVIASFKAKYPEIQVNELNPDAGSADEVEAIKANKDNKGPQSPDVIDVGLAFGPQAKAEGLLQPYKVSTWDEIPDTIKDAEGFWYGDYYGVMSLLVNKDLVANTPKDWADLLKPEYAGQVALAGDPRASNQAILGVLAAGLGKGAKSGKEAGEAGLAYFAELNKAGNFVPVIGKSGTLAQGSTPIVIAWDYNALGWAKTLNGNPPTEVVVPASGVLAGVYVQGISAYAPHPNAAKLWMEHLYSDEGQLGWLKGYCHPARFNAMVKAGKVPQDLIDALPPAASYEKAYFPTLEEVDANKAAVTGAWDSVVGANVQ; from the coding sequence GTGATGTCACAAACGAAACGTCTGCTTTCGCTCTCCACTGCCCTGGCGATAGCGCTTCCGTCGCTCGCCCTCGCCGAGCCGAGCGCCGAGCTCATCGAAGCTGCGAAAAAGGAAGGCATGCTGACGACGATCGCACTGCCGCACGACTGGTGCGGCTACGGTGACGTCATCGCCTCCTTCAAGGCGAAGTACCCGGAAATCCAGGTCAACGAACTCAACCCTGACGCCGGTTCGGCCGATGAAGTCGAAGCGATCAAGGCCAACAAGGACAACAAGGGCCCGCAGTCGCCCGACGTGATCGACGTCGGCCTCGCCTTCGGTCCGCAGGCAAAGGCCGAAGGCCTGCTGCAGCCCTACAAGGTCTCCACCTGGGACGAAATCCCGGATACCATCAAGGACGCCGAAGGCTTCTGGTACGGCGACTACTACGGCGTGATGTCGCTTTTGGTGAACAAGGACCTCGTTGCCAACACGCCGAAGGACTGGGCCGACCTCCTGAAGCCGGAATATGCCGGACAGGTTGCCCTCGCCGGCGACCCGCGCGCGTCGAACCAGGCCATTCTCGGTGTTCTCGCCGCCGGCCTCGGCAAGGGTGCAAAGTCCGGCAAGGAAGCCGGTGAAGCTGGCCTCGCCTACTTCGCCGAGCTGAACAAGGCCGGCAACTTCGTTCCGGTCATCGGCAAGTCGGGCACGCTCGCTCAGGGTTCGACCCCGATCGTCATCGCCTGGGACTACAACGCACTCGGCTGGGCCAAGACCCTCAACGGCAACCCGCCGACCGAAGTCGTCGTTCCGGCATCGGGCGTTCTCGCCGGCGTCTACGTTCAGGGTATCTCGGCCTACGCGCCGCACCCGAACGCTGCCAAGCTGTGGATGGAGCACCTCTACTCCGACGAAGGTCAGCTCGGCTGGCTGAAGGGCTATTGCCACCCGGCACGCTTCAACGCCATGGTCAAGGCCGGCAAGGTTCCGCAGGACCTGATCGACGCCCTGCCGCCGGCAGCATCCTATGAAAAGGCCTACTTCCCGACGCTCGAGGAAGTAGACGCCAACAAGGCCGCTGTGACCGGCGCCTGGGATTCCGTCGTCGGCGCGAACGTGCAGTAA
- a CDS encoding ABC transporter permease, translating to MKKFWAWGALIFGLLYFILPLLGMTNFSLKMRRGVYSFDAYAVVLGDPRFQETFTYSILMALATIIFGVLLVVPTAYWVRLKLPGLRPYIEFITLLPLVIPAIVIVFGYIRLYNTSSWLPLTGSITGTNILLMFGYATLSLPYMYRSVDTGLRSIDIATLTEAAQSLGAGWTTILAKIILPNVLVAVLSGAFLTFAIVIGEFTMAALLNRPAFGPYMQLLGANRAYEPAALAVMSFALTWGCLGLIQLVSRFQKGAQSAA from the coding sequence ATGAAGAAGTTCTGGGCCTGGGGCGCCCTCATCTTCGGGCTGCTCTATTTCATCCTGCCGCTGCTCGGCATGACCAATTTCTCCTTGAAGATGCGTCGCGGCGTCTATTCGTTCGACGCCTATGCGGTCGTGCTCGGCGACCCACGCTTCCAGGAAACCTTCACCTACTCGATCCTGATGGCGCTCGCGACGATCATCTTCGGCGTGCTGCTGGTGGTACCCACTGCCTACTGGGTGCGCCTGAAGCTGCCGGGCCTTCGCCCCTATATCGAGTTCATTACGCTGCTGCCGCTGGTCATCCCGGCGATCGTCATCGTGTTCGGTTACATCCGGCTCTACAACACGTCGAGCTGGCTGCCGCTGACCGGCTCGATCACCGGCACGAACATCCTCCTGATGTTCGGCTACGCAACGCTGTCGCTGCCCTACATGTACCGCTCGGTCGATACTGGTCTGCGCTCCATCGACATCGCCACGCTGACCGAAGCGGCCCAGAGCCTCGGCGCCGGCTGGACGACGATCCTGGCAAAGATCATCCTGCCGAACGTGCTGGTCGCGGTTCTCTCCGGCGCCTTCCTGACCTTCGCCATCGTCATCGGCGAGTTCACCATGGCCGCCCTGCTCAACCGTCCGGCCTTCGGCCCTTACATGCAGCTGCTCGGCGCCAACCGTGCCTATGAACCGGCGGCGCTCGCCGTGATGTCCTTCGCCTTGACCTGGGGCTGCCTCGGCTTGATCCAGCTTGTTTCCCGTTTCCAGAAGGGCGCGCAAAGCGCCGCCTAA